From Sceloporus undulatus isolate JIND9_A2432 ecotype Alabama chromosome 6, SceUnd_v1.1, whole genome shotgun sequence, one genomic window encodes:
- the LOC121935791 gene encoding UDP-glucuronosyltransferase 2A2-like isoform X4, with translation MFHLYIPSDSYWKTVERLCGGIPAPPSFVPASLGANRQDVLHAENRKHALLLFPRHFVSSVFWKDWKKYYSDVLGRPTTLCETMGKAEIWLIRTYWDFEFPRPFLPNFEFVGGLHCQPAKPLPKEMEEFVQSSGEHGIVVFSLGSMLKNLTDEKSNMVALALSQLPQKVIWRYKGKKPETLGSNTRLYDWIPQNDLLGHPKTKAFITHGGTNGVYEAIYHGIPMVGIPMFADQPDNIAHMRAKGMAIELNIHTMKAQDLLDAVNTVIHNVTYKENAVRVSQIHHDQPMKPLDRAVFWIEFVMRHKGAKHLRVAAHDLTWYQYHSIDVIVFLISCVALFIFIAIKSCLFCCRKCGITKKTKTE, from the exons ATGTTCCATTTGTATATTCCTTCCGATTCCTATTGGAAAACAGTGGAGCGTCTTTGCGGCGGTATCCCTGCTCCACCATCATTTGTGCCGGCCAGTCTAGGTGCTAACAGACAGGATGTCCTTCATGCAGAGAACAGGAAACATGCTCTTTTACTttttccaagacattttgtttcaTCAGTTTTCTGGAAAGACTGGAAAAAATACTATAGTGATGTTCTAG GGAGACCCACAACATTGTGTGAAACAATGGGCAAAGCAGAAATATGGCTGATCCGAACCTACTGGGACTTTGAATTTCCACGACCATTCTTACCAAATTTTGAATTCGTAGGAGGGCTGCATTGTCAGCCAGCAAAACCTTTGCCTAAG gaAATGGAAGAATTTGTCCAGAGTTCAGGGGAACACGGTATTGTGGTATTTTCTCTTGGTTCAATGCTTAAAAACCTAACAGATGAAAAGAGTAACATGGTTGCGCTGGCCCTCAGCCAACTTCCACAGAAG gtGATTTGGCGATACAAAGGGAAAAAGCCAGAAACACTAGGCTCCAATACCCGACTTTATGACTGGATACCACAAAATGATCTACTTG GACATCCCAAGACAAAAGCCTTTATAACACACGGTGGAACAAATGGGGTCTATGAAGCCATTTACCATGGGATTCCCATGGTAGGGATCCCCATGTTTGCTGACCAGCCTGATAACATTGCTCACATGAGAGCAAAAGGAATGGCTATAGAGTTGAATATCCACACAATGAAAGCACAAGACTTGTTGGATGCTGTGAATACTGTCATTCACAATGTGAC ATATAAGGAAAATGCAGTACGAGTATCGCAGATTCATCATGACCAACCCATGAAGCCTCTAGATCGAGCTGTCTTTTGGATTGAGTTTGTCATGCGCCACAAAGGTGCCAAGCACTTGAGAGTTGCTGCCCATGACTTGACTTGGTACCAGTATCATAGCATTGATGTCATTGTCTTCTTGATCAGCTGTGTAGCACTTTTCATATTCATTGCTATAAAAAGCTGCTTATTTTGCTGTCGGAAATGTGGCATCACGAAGAAAACAAAAACGGAATAG